A genomic region of Janthinobacterium lividum contains the following coding sequences:
- a CDS encoding energy transducer TonB — protein sequence MNFSNEKSPKNYTGITVVVLLHVLAAYGIATGLGKRLVTKMMEPVETKIIEEVKPPPPKDLPPPPPPPEMKAPPPPFIPPVEVNVQQPPPQQNVIANTTAVKPATNVLAPPAPPAQPAPTPGPAKSVRTPAVVDFSVCEKPAYPKSSQRNEETGVVTLSFLIGVDGKVADSKIVKSSGFRDLDKAAVQGISRCTFKPATVDGKPEQGWQQMQYVWSLD from the coding sequence ATGAATTTTTCGAACGAGAAAAGTCCCAAGAACTACACAGGCATAACTGTCGTTGTCCTGCTGCACGTTCTCGCGGCTTACGGGATCGCGACGGGCTTGGGCAAGCGGTTAGTTACCAAAATGATGGAACCGGTTGAAACCAAGATTATCGAGGAAGTCAAACCGCCTCCACCGAAGGATCTTCCACCGCCACCACCGCCGCCAGAAATGAAGGCGCCACCGCCGCCATTCATTCCGCCAGTCGAGGTGAACGTGCAGCAGCCGCCGCCACAACAGAACGTGATTGCAAATACGACTGCTGTGAAGCCAGCCACGAATGTATTGGCACCGCCAGCACCGCCTGCACAGCCTGCGCCAACTCCTGGACCAGCCAAATCGGTGCGTACACCGGCCGTGGTTGACTTCAGTGTCTGCGAAAAACCGGCTTATCCAAAGTCGTCGCAGCGCAATGAGGAAACCGGTGTGGTGACACTGTCGTTCCTGATCGGTGTAGACGGCAAGGTCGCTGATTCGAAGATCGTGAAGTCCAGCGGCTTCAGAGACCTGGACAAAGCCGCGGTGCAAGGTATTAGCCGCTGTACATTTAAGCCGGCAACAGTTGACGGCAAGCCGGAACAAGGCTGGCAGCAAATGCAATACGTTTGGTCGCTGGATTAA
- a CDS encoding MotA/TolQ/ExbB proton channel family protein, with translation MFKNTRLSAFFAAVLLSVTATTALVAAPAFADAPASAAASAPAADAAPAPVAADAAAPAADAAAPAADAAAPAKTEEVHNPFGLSAVWDGGFVPRATLIILSIMSIGSWYIIITKLLDQMKIFKQAKEAASKFWKAPSIAAGSATLSEGSPFRFIAESGTKATAHHDGALLEQIDLSTWVTMSIQRASDKVQSRLQDGLSFLATVGSTAPFIGLFGTVWGIYGALTAIGMTGNASIDKVAGPVGEALIMTAFGLLVAVPAVLGYNWLVRRNKSAMEDIRSFSADVHSVLVSGVMSTSEAGRAAGAKKIG, from the coding sequence ATGTTTAAGAATACCCGTTTGTCCGCATTTTTTGCCGCGGTTCTGTTGTCCGTTACCGCTACTACCGCTCTGGTAGCAGCTCCGGCATTCGCTGACGCGCCAGCATCGGCTGCCGCTTCGGCTCCTGCGGCAGACGCTGCACCAGCACCAGTTGCTGCAGATGCAGCCGCTCCAGCAGCAGACGCAGCAGCTCCAGCCGCTGATGCAGCAGCTCCAGCCAAAACCGAAGAAGTGCACAACCCGTTCGGCCTGTCCGCAGTATGGGACGGCGGCTTCGTGCCACGCGCTACCCTGATCATCCTGTCCATCATGTCGATCGGCAGCTGGTACATCATCATCACCAAACTGCTGGATCAAATGAAGATCTTCAAGCAAGCCAAAGAAGCCGCTTCCAAATTCTGGAAAGCTCCTTCGATCGCTGCTGGTTCGGCAACCCTGAGCGAAGGCTCGCCATTCCGCTTCATCGCTGAATCGGGCACCAAGGCAACCGCACACCATGACGGCGCCCTGCTGGAACAAATCGACCTGTCGACCTGGGTGACGATGTCGATCCAGCGCGCTTCGGACAAAGTCCAATCGCGTCTGCAAGATGGCCTGTCGTTCCTGGCAACCGTTGGTTCGACCGCACCGTTTATCGGTCTGTTCGGTACCGTTTGGGGTATTTACGGCGCGCTGACCGCTATCGGCATGACCGGTAACGCATCGATCGACAAAGTTGCAGGTCCAGTTGGTGAAGCACTGATCATGACCGCTTTCGGTCTGCTGGTCGCCGTTCCTGCCGTTCTGGGTTACAACTGGCTGGTTCGTCGTAACAAATCCGCAATGGAAGACATCCGCTCGTTCAGCGCCGACGTTCACTCGGTTCTGGTTTCCGGCGTAATGTCGACCAGCGAAGCTGGCCGTGCTGCCGGCGCTAAAAAGATCGGATAA
- a CDS encoding ExbD/TolR family protein — translation MSMSVGSDSGDEDQVMSEINTTPLVDIMLVLLIIFLITSPVVLKLQKIDLPIEANQALQSKPENVNIVVNKDGEIYLGQTRLKDTNELFDYLKVEAVKVPQPEVHVRGDQETRYESIGRVIYTTQRAGIQKVGFITEPPDKG, via the coding sequence ATGTCGATGTCCGTCGGCTCCGACAGCGGAGATGAAGATCAAGTAATGTCAGAAATCAACACGACGCCGCTCGTCGACATCATGTTGGTTTTGCTGATCATTTTCTTGATCACCAGTCCGGTTGTCCTCAAATTGCAGAAAATCGATCTGCCGATCGAGGCCAACCAAGCCCTTCAAAGCAAGCCAGAAAACGTCAACATCGTTGTTAACAAGGACGGTGAGATTTACCTGGGCCAGACCAGACTGAAAGACACGAACGAATTGTTCGATTATCTTAAAGTTGAAGCAGTGAAAGTACCGCAGCCGGAAGTACACGTTCGTGGCGACCAAGAAACACGCTACGAATCGATCGGCCGGGTTATTTACACGACCCAACGTGCCGGGATCCAGAAGGTCGGCTTCATCACCGAACCACCTGACAAGGGCTGA
- a CDS encoding ExbD/TolR family protein yields the protein MSMNVGSGSAAGADPEPMMELNMTPLIDVMLVLIIMLIITIPKQNHSVNLNMPVGTPPPPTTEPVVVTIDVDFDGTILWDNQVIPDRASLEAKLSNVAAQADQPEVHLRPNKLVEYKVVAGVMASAQRLGVTKIGLVGNEQFQ from the coding sequence ATGAGTATGAATGTCGGTTCGGGAAGCGCAGCAGGCGCGGATCCGGAACCAATGATGGAACTGAACATGACGCCCCTCATCGACGTGATGCTGGTGCTGATTATCATGTTGATCATCACGATTCCTAAGCAAAACCACTCGGTGAACTTGAACATGCCGGTCGGCACCCCGCCGCCACCGACAACCGAACCAGTGGTCGTCACGATCGATGTCGATTTTGACGGTACGATCTTGTGGGACAATCAGGTCATTCCTGACCGCGCTTCGCTGGAAGCCAAGCTGAGCAACGTTGCTGCGCAAGCAGACCAGCCGGAAGTGCATTTGCGTCCGAACAAGCTGGTGGAATACAAAGTCGTCGCCGGTGTGATGGCGTCGGCGCAGCGTCTGGGCGTGACCAAAATCGGTCTGGTCGGCAACGAGCAATTCCAGTAA
- a CDS encoding bifunctional riboflavin kinase/FAD synthetase produces the protein MKVFRGLPNAQARAPCALTIGNFDGVHIGHQALLARVRGAATELGIEAAVMTFEPHPREFFAQRAGDLSKAPQRIANLRDKLQSLDDAGIDRVVVEHFSAQFAALTPQEFTEKVLVDGLHVKWLMVGDDFCYGARRAGDVAMLQEAGRQYGFHVETLPTVMSGSTRISSSAVRLALAAGDFPLATQLLGHPYAISGHVIHGQKLGRALGFPTLNLRVAHRPALSGIFIVQVHGLGPVPLPAVASLGVRPTVDDSGRVLLEVHLFDFAQSCYGKLVRVEFLEKLRDEEKYDDLPTLTAAIERDSNQARAYFEQRSGAITATDRI, from the coding sequence ATGAAGGTATTCCGCGGACTTCCCAATGCCCAGGCACGAGCGCCTTGCGCTCTGACCATCGGCAATTTTGACGGTGTCCACATCGGCCATCAGGCCTTGCTGGCGCGCGTGCGCGGCGCCGCGACCGAACTCGGCATTGAAGCGGCCGTGATGACGTTCGAGCCGCACCCGCGCGAATTCTTTGCGCAGCGCGCGGGCGACCTGTCAAAGGCCCCGCAGCGCATCGCCAACTTGCGCGACAAGCTGCAATCGCTGGACGACGCCGGCATCGACCGTGTCGTCGTCGAGCACTTCAGCGCCCAGTTCGCCGCCTTGACGCCGCAGGAATTCACGGAAAAAGTCCTCGTCGACGGCTTGCACGTGAAATGGCTGATGGTCGGCGACGACTTCTGCTATGGCGCCCGGCGCGCCGGCGACGTGGCCATGCTGCAGGAAGCGGGCCGCCAATATGGTTTCCATGTAGAAACATTGCCTACCGTGATGAGCGGCAGCACGCGCATCTCGTCCTCGGCCGTGCGCCTGGCGCTGGCGGCAGGCGATTTCCCGCTGGCCACGCAGTTGCTGGGCCATCCGTATGCCATTTCCGGCCACGTCATCCACGGCCAGAAACTGGGCCGCGCCCTCGGCTTCCCCACCCTGAACCTGCGCGTGGCGCACCGCCCCGCCCTGTCCGGCATCTTCATCGTGCAAGTACATGGCCTGGGACCGGTGCCGCTGCCGGCCGTGGCCAGCCTCGGCGTACGCCCCACCGTCGACGACAGCGGCCGCGTCTTGCTGGAAGTGCATCTGTTTGATTTTGCCCAGTCCTGCTATGGCAAGCTGGTGCGCGTGGAATTCCTGGAAAAACTGCGCGACGAAGAGAAGTACGACGATTTGCCCACCCTGACGGCCGCCATCGAGCGCGACTCGAACCAGGCGCGCGCGTATTTTGAGCAGCGCAGCGGCGCCATTACCGCCACCGACCGAATTTGA
- the ileS gene encoding isoleucine--tRNA ligase encodes MSDQNKPATPKQNKKPESKYPVNMTETPFPMRGDMAKREPQWVQQWQDKKIYERVRKAAAGRPKFILHDGPPYANGDIHLGHAVNKILKDMVVKSRSLAGFDAPYVPGWDCHGMPIEIQIEKLHGKNLPTAEVLEKARAYANVQVERQKKDFIRLGVLGEWDNPYLTMAHGNEADELRALGKLLEKGYVYRGLKPVNWCFDCQSALAEAEVEYAEKRDPAIDVGFKFEELERIAQAFGLRSLPTDNGFIVIWTTTPWTIPSNQALNVHPEVKYALVKAERDGQPLLLILAQDLVVASLARFKLDGTTIATCDGAALAGISFRHPLHAADAFYDRLSPLYLAEYVTTESGTGVVHSAPAYGLDDFISCKAHGMKDDDIIKPVMGDGKFASTLPLFGGMTIWEASKPICNALREAGALFEVKMFDHSYMHCWRHKTPIIYRATSQWFAGMDVTPKDGGATLRETALQGIADTEFFPDWGQARLHGMIANRPDWTLSRQRQWGVPMAFIVHKETGDLHPRTPELLEQVAKLIEKDGIEAWQALDLKDLIGDEAAIYAKNKDTLDVWFDSGATHQTVLGGPQGHGSHSTQLQFPADLYLEGSDQHRGWFHSSLLVSSMLNGRPPYKALLTHGFTVDGEGKKMSKSLGNTLAPQKISDTLGADILRLWIASTDYTGELSISDEILKRVTESYRRIRNTLRFLLANTSDFNPATDAVPVAEMFEIDRYALANMASLQTQIENNYARYEFHPVVSKLQTYCSEDLGGFYLDILKDRLYTSGLTSHARRSAQTALWHITQSLLRLMAPALSFTAEEAWAVFAGADAYAASDETIFTQTWWQLPEVSDAAGLLEKYTALRAVRTDVTKQLEDLRTSGAIGSSLQAELTIKAAPMKYKLLTTLGEDLKFVFITSQATVAEVADEAAEEVVVTASTAPKCERCWHYRSDVGTDAAHATLCGRCVSNLFGKGESRRFA; translated from the coding sequence ATGTCCGATCAAAACAAGCCAGCCACGCCCAAGCAGAACAAGAAGCCTGAAAGCAAATACCCGGTCAACATGACGGAAACCCCGTTCCCGATGCGCGGCGACATGGCCAAGCGCGAGCCGCAATGGGTACAGCAATGGCAAGACAAGAAGATTTACGAGCGCGTGCGCAAGGCTGCCGCCGGCCGCCCGAAATTCATCCTGCATGACGGCCCGCCGTACGCGAATGGCGATATCCACCTGGGCCACGCCGTCAACAAGATCCTGAAGGACATGGTCGTCAAGTCGCGCTCGCTGGCCGGCTTCGACGCGCCGTACGTGCCGGGCTGGGATTGCCACGGCATGCCGATCGAGATCCAGATCGAAAAACTGCACGGCAAGAACCTGCCGACGGCCGAAGTGCTGGAAAAGGCCCGCGCCTACGCCAACGTGCAGGTCGAGCGCCAGAAAAAGGATTTCATCCGCCTGGGCGTGCTGGGCGAGTGGGACAACCCCTACCTGACGATGGCGCACGGCAATGAAGCCGACGAATTGCGCGCGCTGGGCAAGCTGCTGGAAAAAGGTTATGTCTACCGCGGCCTGAAGCCCGTCAACTGGTGCTTCGACTGCCAGTCGGCCTTGGCCGAGGCGGAAGTGGAATACGCGGAAAAACGCGATCCCGCCATCGATGTCGGGTTCAAGTTTGAAGAGCTTGAACGAATCGCGCAAGCCTTTGGCTTGCGCTCCCTGCCGACCGATAACGGTTTCATCGTCATCTGGACCACCACGCCGTGGACCATCCCGTCGAACCAGGCCCTGAACGTGCACCCGGAAGTCAAATATGCGCTGGTGAAAGCCGAGCGCGATGGCCAGCCGCTGCTGCTGATCCTGGCGCAAGACCTGGTCGTCGCCAGCCTGGCGCGCTTCAAACTCGATGGCACGACCATCGCCACGTGCGACGGCGCGGCCCTGGCCGGCATCAGCTTCCGCCACCCGCTGCATGCGGCCGACGCGTTCTATGACCGCTTGTCGCCTTTGTACCTGGCCGAATACGTGACCACGGAAAGCGGCACGGGCGTGGTGCACTCGGCGCCAGCCTACGGCCTGGACGACTTCATCTCGTGCAAGGCGCACGGCATGAAGGACGACGACATCATCAAGCCCGTCATGGGCGACGGCAAGTTCGCCTCGACCCTGCCCCTGTTCGGCGGCATGACCATCTGGGAAGCGTCGAAGCCGATCTGCAACGCCTTGCGCGAAGCGGGCGCGCTGTTCGAAGTCAAGATGTTCGACCACAGCTACATGCATTGCTGGCGCCACAAGACGCCGATCATCTACCGCGCCACCTCGCAGTGGTTCGCCGGCATGGACGTGACGCCGAAGGACGGCGGCGCAACCCTGCGCGAAACGGCCTTGCAAGGCATCGCCGACACCGAGTTCTTCCCGGACTGGGGCCAGGCGCGCCTGCACGGCATGATCGCCAACCGTCCCGACTGGACCCTGTCGCGCCAGCGCCAGTGGGGCGTGCCGATGGCCTTCATCGTGCACAAGGAAACGGGCGACCTGCATCCGCGCACGCCGGAACTGCTGGAGCAAGTGGCCAAGCTGATCGAAAAGGACGGCATCGAGGCATGGCAGGCGCTGGACTTGAAAGACCTGATCGGCGACGAAGCGGCCATCTACGCCAAGAACAAGGACACGCTGGACGTGTGGTTCGATTCCGGCGCCACGCACCAGACGGTGCTGGGCGGCCCGCAAGGCCATGGTTCGCACTCGACGCAGCTGCAATTCCCGGCCGACCTGTACCTGGAAGGCTCGGACCAGCATCGCGGCTGGTTCCACTCGTCGCTGCTCGTATCGTCGATGCTGAACGGCCGTCCGCCGTACAAAGCCCTGCTGACGCACGGCTTCACGGTCGATGGCGAAGGCAAGAAGATGTCCAAGTCGCTGGGCAATACCCTGGCGCCGCAAAAGATCTCGGACACCCTGGGCGCGGACATCCTGCGCCTGTGGATCGCGTCGACCGACTACACGGGCGAGCTGTCGATCTCCGACGAGATCCTGAAACGCGTGACGGAATCGTATCGCCGCATCCGCAACACCCTGCGCTTCCTGCTGGCCAATACGTCGGACTTCAATCCGGCCACGGACGCCGTGCCGGTGGCGGAAATGTTCGAAATCGACCGCTATGCGCTGGCCAACATGGCGTCGCTGCAAACGCAGATCGAGAACAACTACGCGCGCTACGAGTTCCACCCGGTGGTGTCGAAGCTGCAGACGTACTGCTCGGAAGACCTGGGCGGCTTCTACCTGGACATCCTGAAAGACCGTTTGTACACCTCGGGCCTGACGTCGCACGCGCGCCGTTCTGCGCAGACGGCCCTGTGGCACATCACGCAAAGCCTGCTGCGCCTGATGGCCCCTGCCCTGTCGTTCACGGCCGAAGAAGCATGGGCCGTCTTCGCCGGAGCGGATGCTTACGCCGCCAGCGATGAAACCATCTTCACGCAAACCTGGTGGCAGCTGCCGGAAGTTTCGGACGCCGCCGGCCTGCTGGAGAAATACACGGCACTGCGCGCCGTGCGCACGGACGTGACAAAACAGCTGGAAGACCTGCGCACCTCGGGCGCCATCGGTTCGTCGCTGCAGGCGGAACTGACGATCAAGGCCGCGCCGATGAAGTACAAGCTGTTGACCACCCTGGGCGAGGACTTGAAGTTCGTCTTCATCACCTCGCAAGCCACGGTGGCCGAGGTGGCCGACGAAGCGGCCGAGGAAGTGGTCGTAACCGCGTCGACGGCGCCGAAGTGCGAGCGCTGCTGGCACTACCGTAGCGACGTGGGCACGGACGCCGCGCATGCTACCCTGTGCGGCCGCTGCGTCAGCAATCTGTTTGGCAAGGGCGAATCGCGCCGTTTCGCATAG
- the lspA gene encoding signal peptidase II, whose protein sequence is MATKNRFSSKSSSSASLVPWLGIAAIVILFDQITKITILKTFRYAQEMVITSYFNLVLAYNKGAAFSFLSDQGGWQRYFFTGIALAAAIYIIYLLKKHAGQRMFCWALALILGGALGNAIDRLMYGHVVDFLDFHWKSWGHFPAFNIADSAICIGAALFIIDELRRVNK, encoded by the coding sequence ATGGCCACTAAAAACCGTTTTTCATCGAAATCGTCATCCTCGGCGTCGCTCGTGCCCTGGCTGGGCATTGCCGCCATCGTCATCCTGTTCGACCAGATCACCAAGATCACGATCCTGAAGACCTTCCGCTATGCGCAAGAGATGGTCATCACCTCGTATTTCAACCTGGTGCTCGCGTATAACAAGGGCGCCGCGTTCAGCTTCCTGTCCGACCAGGGTGGCTGGCAGCGCTATTTCTTCACCGGCATCGCCCTGGCGGCCGCCATCTACATCATCTATCTGCTGAAAAAGCACGCCGGCCAGCGCATGTTCTGCTGGGCCCTGGCGCTGATACTCGGCGGCGCGCTGGGCAACGCCATCGACCGCCTGATGTACGGCCACGTGGTCGATTTCCTCGACTTCCACTGGAAAAGCTGGGGCCATTTCCCCGCTTTCAATATCGCCGACAGCGCCATCTGCATCGGTGCGGCCCTGTTCATCATCGATGAACTGCGCCGGGTAAACAAATAG
- the coaBC gene encoding bifunctional phosphopantothenoylcysteine decarboxylase/phosphopantothenate--cysteine ligase CoaBC: protein MELSGKKIVLGLSGGVACYKAAELCRALTKAGASVQVVMTDAASHFITAVTMQALSGHPVHTSQWDARIDNNMAHIDLTRHADAILIAPCSADFLRKLAHGVCDDLLSTLCLARPSHLPLLVAPAMNVEMWQNPATQRNVQQLRDDGIKLFGPAAGEQACGEVGLGRMLEPEQLLTELIAAFQPKVLAGKRVLVTAGPTFEAIDPVRGITNLSSGKMGYAVARAAREAGAEVLLISGPTALDAPFGVRRIDVQSAQQMHDAVLAHVDGQHVFVAVAAVADWRVANASDQKMKKQADGSVPELQFAQNPDILATVAARTNLAGYPYCVGFAAESENLVEFGSTKREKKGIPLLVGNIGQNTFGQDDNTIILFDEEGHTVLPRASKLNLARQLISEISKRLAKNSLLK from the coding sequence ATGGAATTGTCCGGCAAAAAAATCGTTCTGGGACTTTCGGGCGGCGTCGCCTGCTACAAGGCGGCGGAACTGTGCCGCGCGCTGACAAAGGCCGGCGCCTCGGTGCAAGTGGTGATGACGGATGCGGCCAGCCACTTCATCACGGCCGTCACGATGCAGGCCCTGTCCGGCCACCCCGTGCACACGAGCCAGTGGGATGCGCGCATCGACAACAACATGGCGCATATCGATTTGACGCGCCATGCGGATGCCATCCTGATCGCGCCGTGTTCGGCCGATTTTCTGCGCAAGCTCGCGCACGGCGTGTGCGACGACCTGCTGTCGACCCTGTGCCTGGCCCGTCCTTCCCACCTGCCCCTGCTGGTGGCGCCGGCCATGAACGTGGAAATGTGGCAGAACCCCGCCACGCAGCGCAATGTGCAGCAGCTGCGCGACGACGGCATCAAGCTGTTCGGCCCGGCCGCCGGCGAGCAGGCGTGCGGCGAAGTTGGCCTGGGCCGCATGCTGGAACCGGAGCAGCTGCTGACGGAGCTGATCGCCGCCTTCCAGCCGAAAGTCCTGGCGGGCAAGCGCGTGCTGGTCACGGCCGGCCCCACCTTCGAAGCCATCGACCCCGTGCGCGGCATCACCAATCTGTCCTCGGGCAAGATGGGCTATGCGGTGGCGCGCGCGGCGCGCGAAGCAGGCGCCGAGGTGCTGCTCATTTCCGGCCCCACGGCCCTGGACGCGCCCTTCGGCGTGCGCCGCATCGATGTGCAAAGCGCGCAGCAGATGCATGATGCGGTACTGGCCCACGTCGACGGCCAGCATGTCTTCGTCGCTGTCGCCGCCGTGGCCGACTGGCGCGTCGCCAACGCCAGCGACCAGAAGATGAAAAAGCAGGCCGACGGCTCCGTGCCCGAGCTGCAGTTCGCGCAAAACCCCGACATCCTTGCCACCGTGGCGGCGCGCACCAACCTGGCCGGCTATCCGTACTGCGTGGGCTTTGCCGCCGAATCGGAAAACCTCGTGGAATTCGGCTCGACCAAGCGCGAAAAGAAGGGCATCCCTCTGCTGGTCGGCAACATCGGCCAAAACACGTTCGGCCAGGACGACAACACCATCATCCTGTTCGACGAGGAAGGCCATACCGTGCTGCCGCGCGCCTCGAAACTGAACCTGGCGCGCCAGCTGATTTCGGAAATCTCGAAGCGGCTGGCAAAAAATTCACTGCTCAAATAA
- the dut gene encoding dUTP diphosphatase: MKNIDIKILDARMKELLPAYATPGSAGLDLRACIDEAITIEAGQTVLIPTGLAIHIGDPSYAAMILPRSGMGHKNGIVLGNLVGLIDSDYQGQLMVSTWNRGQSAFTLNPMERLAQLIIVPVLQVGFNVVEEFGDSERGVGGFGSTGKH; encoded by the coding sequence ATGAAAAATATCGACATCAAGATCCTCGACGCCCGCATGAAAGAACTGCTGCCAGCCTACGCCACGCCGGGCAGCGCCGGTCTGGACCTGCGCGCCTGCATCGATGAAGCCATCACCATCGAAGCGGGCCAGACGGTGCTCATTCCCACGGGCCTGGCCATCCACATCGGCGACCCGTCGTATGCGGCCATGATTTTGCCGCGCAGCGGCATGGGCCACAAAAACGGCATCGTATTGGGGAATCTGGTAGGCTTGATCGACTCCGATTACCAGGGCCAGCTGATGGTATCGACCTGGAACCGGGGCCAGAGCGCTTTCACGCTCAATCCCATGGAACGCCTGGCGCAACTGATTATCGTGCCGGTGCTGCAAGTGGGCTTTAACGTCGTCGAGGAATTCGGCGACAGCGAACGCGGTGTTGGCGGTTTCGGCAGCACCGGCAAACATTAA
- a CDS encoding M48 family metallopeptidase, translated as MPGFRHLIPAPTSLRHLASPLLVACVALLSACTTPATHVSGPFNVVPAPDAPAPTAQQKAAQEELVKMVALQDRLSKVSAPLLINNADLCKTYARNLLGFTAQNKYSYPGIYADAAQAALGYGEQMQVSGVLPGSGAARAGLRKGDGLLAAEGKPLPAGPKAEGPFGAIVGPLASKSASLNMTIARDGQQQDLKIPVTRACAFRVALGNADNVNAYSDGSRIMLTRGMVNAAQNDEGIAFVIAREMAHNILDHARSQRTAGTAGSIIDSLGAVQPDVSMLTGAAGIKAMPQELDVQADTLAIYLLARAGYNVDNAARFWQRLATQVPATVANGYTALHPGTNSRMAAVNRAVTDVRAKQAAKKPLKP; from the coding sequence ATGCCAGGTTTCCGCCATCTGATCCCAGCCCCGACTTCGCTGCGCCATCTGGCCTCGCCACTGCTGGTGGCTTGCGTTGCCCTTCTCTCTGCCTGCACCACGCCAGCGACGCATGTCAGCGGCCCGTTCAACGTCGTGCCGGCGCCCGATGCACCCGCGCCGACGGCGCAGCAAAAGGCGGCGCAGGAAGAACTGGTGAAGATGGTGGCGCTGCAGGACCGCCTGTCGAAAGTCTCGGCGCCCCTGCTGATCAACAATGCGGACCTGTGCAAGACGTATGCGCGCAACCTGCTGGGCTTCACGGCGCAGAATAAGTATTCCTACCCTGGCATCTATGCCGACGCGGCCCAGGCGGCGCTCGGCTACGGCGAACAGATGCAGGTCTCCGGCGTCTTGCCGGGCAGCGGCGCAGCGCGCGCCGGCTTGCGCAAGGGCGACGGCTTGCTGGCCGCCGAAGGCAAGCCGCTGCCGGCCGGCCCGAAAGCGGAAGGCCCGTTTGGCGCCATCGTCGGCCCGCTGGCCTCGAAAAGCGCGAGCCTGAACATGACCATCGCCCGCGATGGCCAGCAGCAGGACCTGAAAATTCCCGTCACGCGCGCCTGCGCCTTCCGCGTCGCCCTGGGCAATGCGGACAATGTCAACGCCTACTCGGACGGTTCGCGCATCATGCTCACGCGCGGCATGGTCAATGCGGCGCAAAACGACGAAGGCATCGCCTTTGTCATCGCCCGCGAAATGGCGCACAACATCCTTGACCACGCGCGCAGCCAGCGCACGGCAGGCACGGCCGGCAGCATCATCGACAGCCTGGGCGCCGTGCAGCCCGACGTGTCGATGCTGACGGGCGCCGCCGGCATCAAGGCCATGCCGCAGGAACTCGACGTGCAAGCCGACACCCTGGCCATCTACCTGCTGGCGCGCGCCGGCTACAACGTCGATAACGCCGCACGCTTCTGGCAGCGCCTGGCCACGCAAGTGCCGGCGACAGTCGCCAACGGCTACACGGCGCTGCATCCCGGCACCAACTCGCGCATGGCCGCCGTCAACCGCGCCGTCACCGACGTGCGCGCCAAGCAGGCGGCGAAGAAACCGCTCAAGCCTTAG
- a CDS encoding XdhC family protein yields the protein MDSIDLEVLKTSAAWLDAGHRCELVTVIKTWGSSPRPVGATLAICDDGTVVGSVSGGCIEDDLIDTVRVHGIVRTLPEIVSYGISADEAHRFGLPCGGTIELAIEPLHAGSRVAELLARLEAHELVERRLALRSGAVALQRATPGAVLALDDGVLTTQHGPRWRLLIIGASQLSRFVAQIATAMDYHVIVCDPREEYRGGWNVPGVPLLHAMPDDLVLELKLDSRSAVVALTHDPKLDDLALMEALKSPAFYVGAIGSRANNARRRERLLQFDVSAEQLARLHGPIGLYIGSKTPAEIAISILAELTAVKNGVPDALQIQHAAALSPPTSDICAR from the coding sequence ATGGACAGCATCGACCTTGAAGTTCTGAAAACCAGCGCCGCCTGGCTCGACGCCGGCCACCGCTGCGAACTCGTTACCGTCATCAAGACCTGGGGCTCCAGCCCCCGCCCCGTGGGCGCCACCCTGGCCATCTGCGACGATGGCACGGTGGTCGGCTCCGTTTCCGGCGGCTGCATCGAAGATGATTTGATCGACACCGTGCGCGTGCATGGCATCGTGCGCACGCTGCCGGAAATCGTCAGCTACGGTATCAGCGCCGACGAGGCGCACCGCTTCGGCCTGCCTTGCGGCGGCACCATCGAACTGGCCATCGAGCCGCTGCATGCGGGCAGCCGCGTGGCCGAACTGCTGGCGCGCCTGGAAGCCCATGAACTGGTCGAGCGCCGCCTCGCCTTGCGCAGCGGCGCCGTCGCCCTGCAGCGCGCCACGCCGGGCGCCGTGCTGGCACTGGACGATGGCGTACTCACCACGCAGCATGGCCCGCGCTGGCGCCTGCTGATCATCGGCGCCAGCCAGCTGTCGCGCTTCGTGGCGCAAATCGCCACGGCCATGGATTACCACGTCATCGTCTGCGACCCGCGCGAGGAATACCGGGGCGGCTGGAACGTGCCCGGCGTGCCCCTGCTGCACGCCATGCCCGACGATCTCGTGCTGGAATTAAAGCTCGACAGCCGCAGCGCCGTCGTCGCCCTCACGCACGATCCCAAGCTCGATGACCTGGCCCTGATGGAAGCGCTCAAGTCCCCAGCGTTTTACGTGGGCGCCATCGGCTCGCGCGCCAACAACGCCAGGCGCCGCGAGCGGCTGCTGCAGTTCGACGTCAGCGCGGAACAGCTGGCGCGCCTGCATGGCCCCATCGGCCTGTACATCGGCAGCAAGACGCCGGCCGAAATCGCCATTTCCATCCTGGCCGAACTGACGGCCGTGAAAAATGGCGTGCCCGACGCCCTGCAGATCCAGCACGCGGCGGCCCTGAGTCCGCCCACCAGCGACATCTGCGCGCGCTGA